The sequence below is a genomic window from Dyadobacter chenwenxiniae.
TATCCTCGTAGGTAGCCTCCCTCAGCTTGATCCCGGTAATGTCCGTGCTCAGCTTTTGCTTTTCTTTAATGCTTTCTTGAAGGCTGTCTTCCCATTGTTTCATTTTCAATGAGGTTACCGCACGCAAATCGGGATACTTGCTTTCAATATGCTCGATCCAAGCCAGCCGGATACTATTTTCAAACAGATTGACAAATGCTTCGGAATGGAGCAGCTCCAACTTTTTGCTCTGTTCCATGATGATTTTGGTAACTGCATGTTCCGGCAAAGTCATATTTTCGGCCAGACTGTCCATATCCACCATAGAATCAAAATCTTTGGTCAATGATGTGGATAACTGCTGGCTGAATAAAGTCGGATCTTCCAATAATCGCCTAATCTGTTGGGGCAGTAAAAACGGCAACATAGCAGCTTCCAATTTGCTCCAAACACCAATCCAGGTTTTCAGGTCATAAATTGCTTGACTGAATGTCTGTTGATCGATACGCTCATGGGCAATGTGCCTTATAGTCAAGAACCAGGGATCAAGCGAAGCCCTTACGACCGCGTCGGCTGCGGCTTCGGATTTTTGGAAAAATGCAATGTATTGCGCGCCGACATCATTTTCGTTCAAATCAATGTATGCCGCCTCGAAATTCAAATTCCGGTTCGTAAGCCAACCTTCCAGCTCGATTCTGTTTTTTACTTTTATTTCCAGTTTCAAAAGATGGTCCAGCGAAGTCGAAAGGTCGTTTTGTTTCGCAACTTCTTCCACTTCCTTTTTCTCTTTGCCAAACATATTCCACCACAAACCCGAAACTGTTGCGCTATTGGCCTCGATAGATTTCCTTAAAATCTGCAAAAAGCCCGGTAACCTGCCAGCGGGCAGCGAAAATTCAATGCCGTCCTCTGCCAAAAATCCTTCGAGCGCATCTGTCGTCTGCCGGATAAACGCCAGCCGCTCGTGCGCGCTAGCGGGTGTAGCTATGTATTTTTTGAAAAGATTAAATGTTGTAGCATCCGAGATCAGCTCCGTAATGTCCGTCAGGCGCTCCGTAATCTCACTCTTTCTTTCCACATAATCCAACGAAAAAGGCTGCTTAGTCAAAACTTCGAATTTTTGCGCTTGCCTTGAAAACACTTCCGGCCATTCCGAAAGCATTTTTTCCATGCTGCGCAATTCACTCATCCCAAATTTTGCAAAACTCCTCCGTTTTGCCCACACATGTTCTGCAGGAAAATGTAAAACGTAAGCGCTATACGTTTTAAGCCTTCTCCCGAAATGATCCAGATTGTCGATTCTGAATGAACGGTAATGCTCTTTGATCTCAGCTTTCGGAGCCTTTTGATCACTTTTGAGGTAAAGCTCCTTAATGCTCACGCCACATTCCGACTCATCAAATAGCGCTTCCCGAAATGCATTTAAATCCTGAACTGTTTTGTCTATTGCGCGACTTTGCTGCGTGAACTGTCTTTCCAGGAAAACCGCATCCAGACTGTAATTTTGCTGTTTATACGCTTCAACTTGATCTATTTGTGATGCTAGCTGTCTGTAAAGCGCAGGCCGATCGTTCTTGAAATCATGGATAAGACCAACAAAATCCGTCATTCCAATGGTTTGCAAACGCTGATACACCACATCCAGCGCAACACGCTTTTGACAAACCAATAAAACACGCTTCCCCCTGGCCGCAAAATCGGCCATCAGATTACAAATAAGCTGCGATTTGCCACTTCCGGGAGGACCTTGGACAACAACAGATTTGCCCGATTTCACAGCCAGAATGATCTCTTCCTGTGACTGATCCACAGGAAATGGCGTCAATATCTCCTCCTCCCTGACTGTTTTATTTTTAAATGGCACATCCACAACATCCGTCTGTCCGTTCCAATCGGCTTCCAGTTCGTCTTCTCCCAGTAACGGGATCGTTAAAGATGTATCCTGGGCACTTTCAAGAAGCAAATTGTAATCCGGGACGAGATAAGAACCGGCTTGCGGAAAAATCCCGAGCACTGCTTCCGGAAATAGTTTCAGCTCCCCATTTCGTTCATCGGCAGCGAGTTCTGAGCTTTTCTGCGCATTGAAAATAACACACTTATCCTCAAAAAGCGCTTGGTTAAAATTGATTTTAAGCGGTGTGGTCTTTAACCATTCATATAAATGTGTCCGGAATTCCAGAAAATCCTTAGGGAAATCTTCAAACGATTTTTCAAGGATATCATCAGAAATGGCCGCCTCGTTGAAATGGGCATAGGCAAGCAAAAAGCTCGAATTGAGGATCACATTGCTTTCAGGGACTTCAAAAAGACACCATTGCTCGCGATCCATTTTCAAAGTAACCGGGAAAAACAAAAGCGGTGCATGAATGGGGGTTCCGTCGGAAAGTTTCCCTTTTACAAAAGGATAGCCCACATATAAATCGCGGGAACCGCGCTCCTCTTCGATAAAACGCTCTGTGCGAGCGATTTTCCGCAGCTTTTTACTGACTTCATTTACCTTTTCAAAACGGGAATCCGCAACGTCGCAAAGCGCAATGCGCGATTTTCCCGAAACCAATTGCTTAATAAGCTCAATCGAAGGCTTTTCAAGCAAAAAATCAGTTTCATGAAGATCCAGGAACTGCTCAGCAGGCAATCCGGCCAACAGCAACGATTTATTGCGCGTACTAAGGTTTGTAAGTCGTTTTAAATAAGCTTTCAGAATGCGATTCATAGATACTCAAACGATCCTGATTGCTTAACTATTGGATGGCCTCAGGTGTTGTTTCCTTTTTCTCCGGAAACACCACGGAAGCGAGAATACTCACTGCCAAAATGCCCAAAATCACATAAAGTGAATAAACCGTTTCAAATCCAGCGACCTCCAACTGGGTATGGAAGAGCATTTTCCCACCGATAAATACGAGCAAAACACCCAATCCGTATTTCAGGAAGCGGAAGAGGCCCATAATGTTGCTCAGGAAAAAGAACATGGAACGAAGCCCCATGATGGCGAAAATGTTGGAAAAGAAAACAACGTAAGGATCTTTTGTAACTGAAAAAACCGCCGGAACAGAGTCAACAGCAAAGATTAAATCGGTGAATTCAACAATCAGGACAACGACAAAAAGCGGTGTTACCAGCCACTTTCCTTTTTTCAAAACAAAGAAATGCTCGCGCACGTATCTTGGGAAAACGGGGAGATATTTTGAAGCAAATTTCACAACCGGATGTTTCGCCGGATCAATTTTTTCGTCCTTTCCTGCCTCGAAAAAGATCTTCCCGCCCTGATAAACCAGCAGCAACCCGAAGATGTAAATGATCCATTCGAAACGCTGCATCAATGCAGATCCAAGGAAAATAAAGATAAAACGCATTACAATGGCGCCTAAAACACCCCAGAAAAGCACTTTTTTGTAGTACTGCGGGCGAACACCAAAGGAAGAGAATATCAGAATGATAACGAAAATATTGTCAACCGAAAGCGCATATTCCAGCAGATAACCCGTGATGAATTCAAGGGACATGTTTTTCCGGTAAATCTCTAAGCTGCCTGCAAAGTCTCCGGGAATTAGCTTTAAATGTGGCGCATATTTGTCTTTTATTGCGGATAATTCTTCAAAACTGTCCATTCCGTGCACCAGGTCGCCATGCGTATTGATGATGACGTAGAAAACTAGCGCAAGGAATATCCACGCAACCGTCCAGGCGGCAGCTTCGCCAAACTTTACAACATGGTCTTTTTTATTAAATACCCCAAGGTCAAGAAGCAGCATTACGCTGATCACTAGAATAAACCCGCCAAAAAACAGCACTTCGTTGGAAAACATGAATGTATATTTTTTATAAAATAAATCGACTGAAAGACAGCATTGCCAATGAAACAGTAATCTAGGCAATCCTGTCAAAGGAGGCAAAGGTAATTAAAATATAAAGTGCTCATATTAATTGGGACGGACGGCGCAAAAAATATGCAGGCCAGCCTGCAATGAAATTAGATCCCGCGATTACATAAATATCGTACCCGGCTTTTTAATCTTCCCTGAAAAAAATTTATACCCGGTATCAATTGAGTAACAATTTGTTAATGAAAAGTTGCGATTTTTTTACTAAATATTTCATACAAAAACTTGCGTCACATAGTCCCTGTGCCTACATTTGCACCACCATAATCAAAAACGGTTATGCGAAAGTAGCTCAGCTGGTAGAGCGCGACCTTGCCAAGGTCGAGGTCGCGGGTTCGAACCCCGTCTTTCGCTCAGAGGTTAAAGCACCGGAAACGGTGCTTTTTTTCTCTATATGCCATCTCATTTTGGCTAATGCCGGGGTGGTGGAACTGGTAGACACGCAGGACTTAAAATCCTGTGAGCCGAAACGCTCGTACGGGTTCGATTCCCGTCCCCGGTACTGATTAACAAGCAGTTACAAACTTAGGTTTGTGGCTGCTTTTTTGTTGGTACAATATAGGTACAACATAGAATAATGTCATGGTCTCACTAGTAGCTTACCCGTATTCTTACAACTCGATGTACTCTGGCATTTTGGAACTCTTTGTGTGGGAAGGTGAATACGTAGCCATCCTTTCGCGACAAAGTGACTTAGATCAAGTAGCAGTTAACAAGATGTTAAAAGCTTTTGATAGCGCTTATTTATTCTATCTTGATCGTACTGGTAAAAAACCCTTAACCTCGGAGCATGTCAATCAAAAATTACCTATCGCAGATGTTCCGTTCACATGCGATAATCCGTACGCTGCTGCATGTGGACATATTGGTGCGTTCGGAATAGAGCTGAGACACGACACCTTTGATGCGTTATATATGGGAGTTATTACCAAAGACGAAGTCGACCAGACTGTTTTTTATGAGCTTGGTAGAAATTTCTGGTTCTACGATGAACAGTATGATGGCGACCCAGTTGCGAGAGGATTTGCGATTTTCATGAGATTTGTGGCCATGGAATTTCTAGATGTTAAGGGAGCCGTCATTAACGGCCACTCTTTTGAGCAATTCAAGTCAGCTATTGAAGGTCTTGCGGCTATGTACATCGCGACAGATTATCTCTATTGGGAAAATCTTGTTGCAGAGAACCGCCGAGTTCCAAATGATTTCAACCTTGACCAGAATGATCTTTTCGCATCATTCTGCTTTGAGCTTCACCGCCGATATCCACAGTTTATAAACAACGTTTGGAAGGAGACACAGCTCTTGAAAAAAGCACTTAGTACGCAAGATGTTATAGATAATTTTTTCTTAGCCTCATGCAATGCTACGCGCACAAATCTCACGGTTACATTCGAAAATTGGAGATGGAAAATATCTGATGTGGCTCTTGCGCAAGTTTCTTACTATATGGCAGAGGAGTAAACCCTACTAAGCCCCGTTTTCGTTGGGCTCATAGCCCAAAGGTCGCTGGTTCGAGTCCAGCTCCCGCTACATCAAGAGGGAGTCTCAATTCAAAACTGAGGCACCCTCTTTCCTTTGTATTTCTAATAATTGAGAATAGGCGGTCAGAATCTTGGATCAAAAGCTAACACGTTTGTTTGCCCAATGCCAGTGAAAACAAGCCCACTATGCGGCCCTTTTTCTCATATTCTGGGCCATTGCAATCAATCCCCACTCGATTTCAACCTTTTGTTTCCCACGGAGCATGAACCTACGGAAGCCGTGATTATTTTTTATATTTCCAAAGACAGGTTCTACATCCCAGCATCGCTTCTTTCGTTTGGCAAGCCCTTCTTCACTTTTTAGCAGTTGGTCTGCCTGCTGCTTCTGTCTTTCCAGGTTGACATTAATCTGAATGATCCGGTCATTTTGTGACTTGTGATGAACTGATTGGAGGTTGATATCTGCACATTATAGGCAGGTTTCAGCTGTCCATTACGCATATGGTCTTCCTTCAATTTCATGAAAGTAGCACCCGGATCGGTCTTACTGTAAGAATTACGGTCACCCAAAATTGCCTCCTGCTGCTCGTAACGGGCGATATTGATAGGGTACTGTTTAGTCACATAGTCTAGCTTGGCCTTCATTTTTTTGTCGATGTTTTCCTTTTTACCCAGCACCTGGTTGAGTGTGTCAACCGTATCCTGCACCTTCTCTTTGTTGATCGTAGTCAGGTCAGGCGGTTCGGGCAGATTGTCCTCGCTGGCAGCCACGCTCTGGGCATATGCCCAGATATCGGCCAGTTGCTTCTTCATTTTCTCTTTGTTGGTCGCAATCGCCTTCTTCCAGACAAAAGTGTATTTATTGGCATTGGCCTCAATTTTAGTCCCATCCGTATACACCTCTTCAATGCTTAAATAGCCTTCCTGGGCAAGCAGGCTGACCACCTGCTCGAAAATCGTCCTGAACGTATCCTTCAACCGCACGCCCCGGAAGCGGTTGATCGTATTATGGTCAGGAAAGCTCATCGAACTCAAAAACATGAAGTAGATGCTTTCTTTACATGCTGCTTCCAGCTTTCTACTGGAATAAATGTTGCTCATATAGCCAAATACAAGCACTTTCAAAAGCATTTGAGGATGGTAGCCCGACGAACCCGTCATGTGGTAAGCAGCATTGAGGGGCTCCAAATTAATCCGGTTGATCACATCATTGACAACACGAACAATATGGCCCTTGGGGATCAATTCGTCCAGACTTGGAGGAAGCAGCATCAACTGCTGCTGGTGATAAGGCTTGAATTTAGGTTGTTGGCGGCCCATTTTTTCCGGATTGCTTATACCTAAAGATAATCAATTCAAGAATTTTATGCAACCACTAAAAATGAAAAAGACCGCCTCGTTTTGAGACGGCCTCTTTGTATTAGGTACAACATAGGTACAACACTAGCATTTTGGGAAGACAAGATTACTGGGTTATCGCAGCACTACCATACCCTATCCAAAACTTTACTCCATAACAAGTACTTGATTTGCGTGAATTTATTTTTGTTGCGTCCTGCGTGCAAGTTTGCTATGTAAGGTGATCAGGAGGATTTCCATATCATGCTTATCCAAACAAATTTGTTTTACGTCAACGGTCAAAAGGAAAGTGAAACTGTTTTTTTTAACGGTGAACGACATGGATTGCAGCGAGAATGGCACCCAAATGGTCAGCTTTACATTGAACGCCACTATCAGGTAGGTTTACTTCATGGTGAATATAAAATTTGGCACAAAAACGGGCAATTGAGGTATCTAAGTAAATTCGTGGAAGGTAATGAAGAAGGATTGGCGACTGGTTGGCATGACAACGGGAAACTGAAATCGCTAACCTTTTACGAAAACGGGAACCCTCACGGATTGTCTGTCGATCTAAATTCTGATGGAAAGCCAGAAAACTATCAATGCTTTTGGAATGGTAAGCGAAAACGGATTCCAGGGCACAGGTTAGACCTTATGCTGGAATTCTTGCGAAGCAAGGGTCAAATTGCTCCCACAAAGTTAGACGGTTTCAAACACTTCACGACTCTGGAACTATAATAAAGTATGTATTGCGGGAATTATAAGCCTTCGATCTATTATATAGATATGTTTCCAATCAGCTACAAAATTATGTTACCATCAACAATAGGCGGCACAATTACCCTATCAGTATCGTTAGTAGAAAAGTAGGCGATTATGAAAGGATCAACTGTCTTTAACACTTCTCCACTAAATTCGGTAGGTACCACTTCTTTATCTACTCTAATCCAAAGGATCTTTTTTGTAACGTAGCGATTTCTGCGGGGCGAGAATGACACGAAGTAACCTGGCATTTTTTTCTGGCGCTGCGGATTATGCACAGTCATAAAAAAAAATGATGATGCCAAAGGCTGTTGGCTAGGATGGCCCAATTGCGCTACCAAGATTTTACCGTTCACATCATAAGATACGATTCCTGAACGGTGCGACTCTTTGCTACCGTAGATGTTCCGAAATTTCATTATCAACGATTCAGAGTGTTCCGGATTAAGAATTTCCAACGAACTTGTAGCAAGGCCCCAATCATCATTCCCTTCGGAACGGCTTAATGTCTTTTCATACTGAATCCACGTCGTATTCCGGAAAGCCTTGAAAACTTCACTATCAGCTTGCTTCTCCCAAAAATTTCGATGCGCAACGAATTCAATGGGCTCTGTTGTGTTTGGCCCCTCTTGTATGTCAGTTTTTATAATGTGAAAAGCTTGTAAATGTAACCTTGTCTTCTCCGAGCAAAAGGTGGCGATTGCTAGAATTGCATCGACCATGACTGGCTCAACTTTGATATTCTCATCAAGTTCCGAAATCCTCTTCTTCAAATGCCTATTGACCCCGTTTTGAAAATAATTTGGCGAAGATCGTGCTTCCTGCCCCCGAAAAGCCTGCCGAAGGTATTCTTTGAACTTGTTCTCTTCTCCTACACCTGAAAAGTATTTCCTAATTGCTGTGCACACTGGGCCCAACGCTCCATTTTGAAGAACAGGAACATCCGCAATCTTGATGTGCAAGCCACCAAGCCATTGCTGCTCAATGACAGTGAAAGTGAATCTTTCGATTGGTTCAAAGTTGATAACGGCTTCCTTCTTCCAATTTTTACATTCTCCTGTAACATCATGCCGGAAGGCATCCCAGTTTAAGTACACGTATTCAAGAATGAGGTACCAAGGTAGCCTAAGTTTGAAAAGTGGAACGTGGTTCACTTTATTTGACACATCTAATAGGTCTTAATTAATAATAGATTGAATGCACTACAACAAACTAATAGTCAGCGGATTATTCTTTCAGTAGTTGAATACGGGGTTAATTTGAAAAAATTCTTTTAATCTGAGAAAAACTGTTTTCGAAACACGATCAGGTAGCAGCAATCTTTGTAATGTTCTAACACTTGCGGGCTGGCTCGAGACGGTGCAAAATAGCGTTTGGCATTTTATAAACTTAAAACTATAAATCAAAATGGACAAAAATCAGGAACCGTCGGAAAAAGCGCTCGAAGAAGCGGCAAGACGAGGATTATCTCCGGACAAAGATGATAATAACACTTTGAGGGATGATAAAGGGAGAAATGGTGGAAAGGTGGAAGGTGATTGGATATGGGATGGTTATTCTTGGAAACGGGTATACTAGGGAAATCTTACCGAATTGATATGGAAAAACGCCATATACATCCACCGATCATGTATCAAATTGAAATCCGCCCTCCGCCGTGAGAGTTAATTGTTACACTGCAAGGAAATACTATGATCTGCTAGCAAAAGACAAATAACAAGACGGGCAACATTTGGAGCGATACATGTTTGCGTACACGTCGTAGCAAAGACAAGCCGGGAAACCAAAAATTGAAATTGCCACCACTGTGGGCTAGTAGAAGTATGGGATCGGAGCAGTTCAGAATGTACCTATTGTAATCGTGACTCAATTAAAGTGCCACAAAAAAGGATCAAAGGAATTTGAATGTATGTAGGTGCCAACATTGGAACAATAATCAATATGATTAATCACGGCGAACATCCCCAAAAATCACCTCCAAACCAAAGCTGACACCGACTGGGTCACGAGGTCAGGACCGCCGCGCACTAAACTACTATGACTTTGAGCTGCTCTTCGGGAAGCGAAAAGAATACCTATCACACCCTGAAATCCAAATAGTAGTAAAACGCCTTATAAAGCAGCGAGAATAGCATCAAACATCTCAATTCAAAACGCGACGACGTATGAATGTGATCACCATCGAAGAATCTGCGCTTTACGAATTGATCGAGCGTGTTTTAGAACGACTGCAAAGCCCTGAACATGCCGTAAAACCGAAGTGGATTTCGGATGTAGAAGCAATGCAAATTCTTGGAATTAAGTCAAAAAGTACATTGCAACAGTTTCGCGATCGCGGCCAAATTACTTTTTCCAAGGTTCGTCACAAGCTAATTTTATATGATCGCGAGTCCATCGAGCTTTTTATAAGTCGCCACGAACGAAAAGCATTCAATAATGGAAAATAGTCAGACTCCAGATTCAGAA
It includes:
- a CDS encoding AAA domain-containing protein; the protein is MNRILKAYLKRLTNLSTRNKSLLLAGLPAEQFLDLHETDFLLEKPSIELIKQLVSGKSRIALCDVADSRFEKVNEVSKKLRKIARTERFIEEERGSRDLYVGYPFVKGKLSDGTPIHAPLLFFPVTLKMDREQWCLFEVPESNVILNSSFLLAYAHFNEAAISDDILEKSFEDFPKDFLEFRTHLYEWLKTTPLKINFNQALFEDKCVIFNAQKSSELAADERNGELKLFPEAVLGIFPQAGSYLVPDYNLLLESAQDTSLTIPLLGEDELEADWNGQTDVVDVPFKNKTVREEEILTPFPVDQSQEEIILAVKSGKSVVVQGPPGSGKSQLICNLMADFAARGKRVLLVCQKRVALDVVYQRLQTIGMTDFVGLIHDFKNDRPALYRQLASQIDQVEAYKQQNYSLDAVFLERQFTQQSRAIDKTVQDLNAFREALFDESECGVSIKELYLKSDQKAPKAEIKEHYRSFRIDNLDHFGRRLKTYSAYVLHFPAEHVWAKRRSFAKFGMSELRSMEKMLSEWPEVFSRQAQKFEVLTKQPFSLDYVERKSEITERLTDITELISDATTFNLFKKYIATPASAHERLAFIRQTTDALEGFLAEDGIEFSLPAGRLPGFLQILRKSIEANSATVSGLWWNMFGKEKKEVEEVAKQNDLSTSLDHLLKLEIKVKNRIELEGWLTNRNLNFEAAYIDLNENDVGAQYIAFFQKSEAAADAVVRASLDPWFLTIRHIAHERIDQQTFSQAIYDLKTWIGVWSKLEAAMLPFLLPQQIRRLLEDPTLFSQQLSTSLTKDFDSMVDMDSLAENMTLPEHAVTKIIMEQSKKLELLHSEAFVNLFENSIRLAWIEHIESKYPDLRAVTSLKMKQWEDSLQESIKEKQKLSTDITGIKLREATYEDIEKNRLGNRVTYRELGHQVTKKRKIWPIRKLIENYTDEVFSLIPCWMASPEAVSAVFPMQAALFDLVIFDEASQCYAEYGLPAAFRGSQVVVTGDSKQLSPSDLYKIRYEEKGEEEEYTAALEIESLLDLAAQSLDQYQLTGHYRSLSLDLIDFSNRNFYKDTLRLLPDFRTINDEQPGIQYIKTEGVWKNNINLVEIAQVVELIKEVGETGKSIGVVTFNFYQQNAIQDALERENIFFKDLFVKNIENVQGDERDIIIFSMGYAPDEKGKVSMQFGSLNMQGGENRLNVAVTRARERIYFVTSLWPSQLQTDQTANAGPKILKAYLEYALNVSEGKFVPVPFVTGKFRSDWLLKDQLVNQHADFQKELPFGDITIKKEGVYKGLILTDDDLYHYSKSSKEPHAYLPLLLQQKNWPYSRIYSREYWTNSLDYERL
- a CDS encoding TerC/Alx family metal homeostasis membrane protein yields the protein MFSNEVLFFGGFILVISVMLLLDLGVFNKKDHVVKFGEAAAWTVAWIFLALVFYVIINTHGDLVHGMDSFEELSAIKDKYAPHLKLIPGDFAGSLEIYRKNMSLEFITGYLLEYALSVDNIFVIILIFSSFGVRPQYYKKVLFWGVLGAIVMRFIFIFLGSALMQRFEWIIYIFGLLLVYQGGKIFFEAGKDEKIDPAKHPVVKFASKYLPVFPRYVREHFFVLKKGKWLVTPLFVVVLIVEFTDLIFAVDSVPAVFSVTKDPYVVFFSNIFAIMGLRSMFFFLSNIMGLFRFLKYGLGVLLVFIGGKMLFHTQLEVAGFETVYSLYVILGILAVSILASVVFPEKKETTPEAIQ
- a CDS encoding toxin-antitoxin system YwqK family antitoxin produces the protein MLIQTNLFYVNGQKESETVFFNGERHGLQREWHPNGQLYIERHYQVGLLHGEYKIWHKNGQLRYLSKFVEGNEEGLATGWHDNGKLKSLTFYENGNPHGLSVDLNSDGKPENYQCFWNGKRKRIPGHRLDLMLEFLRSKGQIAPTKLDGFKHFTTLEL
- a CDS encoding helix-turn-helix domain-containing protein translates to MNVITIEESALYELIERVLERLQSPEHAVKPKWISDVEAMQILGIKSKSTLQQFRDRGQITFSKVRHKLILYDRESIELFISRHERKAFNNGK